One region of Eupeodes corollae chromosome 1, idEupCoro1.1, whole genome shotgun sequence genomic DNA includes:
- the LOC129943089 gene encoding synapse-associated protein of 47 kDa isoform X1, protein MFSGLTNQVTSWMGSVKGDPQDEDVPAPPPNSNPTEQAEPAPVAAVDPEQAAAGMEQGLDEDGAAKRKNLVSSLFESGMFSNVKGWLGNASIPSMPAMPSMPAMPSMPAMPAMPAMPSIPGLRKGAGEEGNVEGLAEQGGYEAAAAVSGDDEDKSRYISATEGADSHPASGGGTPTDDGQIGQGKGENKITTKVTQGAKHFGSFLYSAVNKAGAKIKETVKDNTILGEFNKEQEAFIKGQGGSESGQAPWVGHSNEAKIKEEIMGLSLDRRNFVRAPPAGVDFQFDYDTAYPTAIAIMAEDQALEKMRFELVPKIITEENFWRNYFYRVSLIIQAAELGTLGVDGVGQASSEDAKVQTSETNSSSSLNTPAPELGQDDSRNVKENSKTHKQKSKKSMKSNNNENSVQKSKAKLLSESEFVSDTFQTTETDLEEIKDGMRRLGIDSMTQQALENNEEQWEKDLEAELQEYEVVTDGGASGGGEGGGETSKTTIRTRSPSNNDWEQYADLIDETDDLK, encoded by the exons ATGTTTTCGGGCTTAACTAATCAAGTAACATCATGGATGGGGTCTGTGAAAGGCGATCCTCAGGATGAAGACGTCCCAGCACCACCTCCAAATTCAAATCCTACAGAACAGGCTGAACCAGCTCCAGTCGCAGCTGTCGACCCTGAACAAGCTGCTGCTGGTATGGAACAAGGTCTAGATGAAGATGGTGCAGCGAAGAG aaaaaatttgGTATCATCATTATTTGAGAG tgGAATGTTTTCAAATGTAAAGGGTTGGCTAGGAAATGCTTCTATTCCATCGATGCCAGCTATGCCATCAATGCCGGCAATGCCCTCTATGCCGGCCATGCCAGCAATGCCAGCTATGCCATCAATACCTGGCTTAAGAAAAGGGGCCGGTGAAGAAGGTAACGTAGAAGGGCTTGCGGAACAGGGTGGATATGAAGCTGCTGCTGCAGTTAGTGGTGATGATGAAGACAAGTCGAGGTATATTAG tGCCACAGAAGGAGCTGACTCTCACCCTGCATCAGGTGGTGGTACTCCAACAGATGATGGCCAAATTGGACAGGGTAAGGGAGAAAAtaaaa taacaACAAAAGTTACACAAGGTGCCAAACATTTTggttcattcttatattcagcTGTAAACAAAGCAGgagccaaaataaaagaaactgtTAAGGATAAT ACAATACTTGGTGAATTCAACAAAGAGCAAGAAGCATTTATTAAGGGACAAGGTGGCTCCGAATCTGGACAGGCCCCCTGGGTTGGACACAGTAACGAAGCCAAAATCAAGGAAGAAATTATGGGTCTATCATTGGATCGTCGTAACTTTGTTCGTGCTCCACCAGCTGGCGTCGACTTCCAATTTGATTACGATACTGCATATCCCACAGCCATTGCAATAATGGCCGAAGATCAAGCTCTTGAAAAAATGCGATTCGAACTTGTACCTAAAAT AATCACAGAAGAGAACTTCTGGAGAAATTACTTCTATCGCGTTTCACTAATTATTCAAGCAGCAGAATTGGGAACATTGGGAGTTGATGGCGTTGGCCAGGCTTCCAGCGAAGATG ctaaaGTGCAAACTTCCGAAACAAATTCATCGTCAAGTCTAAATACTCCTGCCCCAGAATTGGGGCAAGATGATAGtagaaatgtaaaagaaaattcgaaaactcataaacaaaaatcaaagaaatcgatgaagagcaataataatgaaaattcagttcaaaaatcaaaagcaaAACTACTTTCTGAATCGGAATTTGTTTCGGATACTTTTCAAACTACAGAAACAGATTTAGAAGAAATTAAGGATGGAATGCGTAGACTCGGTATCGACAGTATGACGCAGCAAGCTCTAGAAAACAACG AAGAACAGTGGGAAAAGGATCTGGAAGCTGAATTACAAGAATACGAAGTTGTTACAGACGGCGGTGCATCTGGGGGCGGTGAAGGTGGCGGGGAAACATCAAAAACGACAATTCGCACCCGTAGTCCATCTAACAACGATTGGGAACAATACGCTGATCTTATCGATGAAACCGATGATTTAAAGTAA
- the LOC129943089 gene encoding synapse-associated protein of 47 kDa isoform X10, with protein MFSGLTNQVTSWMGSVKGDPQDEDVPAPPPNSNPTEQAEPAPVAAVDPEQAAAGMEQGLDEDGAAKRKNLVSSLFESGMFSNVKGWLGNASIPSMPAMPSMPAMPSMPAMPAMPAMPSIPGLRKGAGEEGNVEGLAEQGGYEAAAAVSGDDEDKSRYISATEGADSHPASGGGTPTDDGQIGQGKGENKITTKVTQGAKHFGSFLYSAVNKAGAKIKETVKDNTILGEFNKEQEAFIKGQGGSESGQAPWVGHSNEAKIKEEIMGLSLDRRNFVRAPPAGVDFQFDYDTAYPTAIAIMAEDQALEKMRFELVPKIITEENFWRNYFYRVSLIIQAAELGTLGVDGVGQASSEDA; from the exons ATGTTTTCGGGCTTAACTAATCAAGTAACATCATGGATGGGGTCTGTGAAAGGCGATCCTCAGGATGAAGACGTCCCAGCACCACCTCCAAATTCAAATCCTACAGAACAGGCTGAACCAGCTCCAGTCGCAGCTGTCGACCCTGAACAAGCTGCTGCTGGTATGGAACAAGGTCTAGATGAAGATGGTGCAGCGAAGAG aaaaaatttgGTATCATCATTATTTGAGAG tgGAATGTTTTCAAATGTAAAGGGTTGGCTAGGAAATGCTTCTATTCCATCGATGCCAGCTATGCCATCAATGCCGGCAATGCCCTCTATGCCGGCCATGCCAGCAATGCCAGCTATGCCATCAATACCTGGCTTAAGAAAAGGGGCCGGTGAAGAAGGTAACGTAGAAGGGCTTGCGGAACAGGGTGGATATGAAGCTGCTGCTGCAGTTAGTGGTGATGATGAAGACAAGTCGAGGTATATTAG tGCCACAGAAGGAGCTGACTCTCACCCTGCATCAGGTGGTGGTACTCCAACAGATGATGGCCAAATTGGACAGGGTAAGGGAGAAAAtaaaa taacaACAAAAGTTACACAAGGTGCCAAACATTTTggttcattcttatattcagcTGTAAACAAAGCAGgagccaaaataaaagaaactgtTAAGGATAAT ACAATACTTGGTGAATTCAACAAAGAGCAAGAAGCATTTATTAAGGGACAAGGTGGCTCCGAATCTGGACAGGCCCCCTGGGTTGGACACAGTAACGAAGCCAAAATCAAGGAAGAAATTATGGGTCTATCATTGGATCGTCGTAACTTTGTTCGTGCTCCACCAGCTGGCGTCGACTTCCAATTTGATTACGATACTGCATATCCCACAGCCATTGCAATAATGGCCGAAGATCAAGCTCTTGAAAAAATGCGATTCGAACTTGTACCTAAAAT AATCACAGAAGAGAACTTCTGGAGAAATTACTTCTATCGCGTTTCACTAATTATTCAAGCAGCAGAATTGGGAACATTGGGAGTTGATGGCGTTGGCCAGGCTTCCAGCGAAGATG CTTAA
- the LOC129943089 gene encoding synapse-associated protein of 47 kDa isoform X8, whose translation MFSGLTNQVTSWMGSVKGDPQDEDVPAPPPNSNPTEQAEPAPVAAVDPEQAAAGMEQGLDEDGAAKRKNLVSSLFESGMFSNVKGWLGNASIPSMPAMPSMPAMPSMPAMPAMPAMPSIPGLRKGAGEEGNVEGLAEQGGYEAAAAVSGDDEDKSRYISATEGADSHPASGGGTPTDDGQIGQGKGENKITTKVTQGAKHFGSFLYSAVNKAGAKIKETVKDNTILGEFNKEQEAFIKGQGGSESGQAPWVGHSNEAKIKEEIMGLSLDRRNFVRAPPAGVDFQFDYDTAYPTAIAIMAEDQALEKMRFELVPKIITEENFWRNYFYRVSLIIQAAELGTLGVDGVGQASSEDAKVQTSETNSSSSLNTPAPELGQDDSRNVKENSKTHKQKSKKSMKSNNNENSVQKSKAKLLSESEFVSDTFQTTETDLEEIKDGMRRLGIDSMTQQALENNA comes from the exons ATGTTTTCGGGCTTAACTAATCAAGTAACATCATGGATGGGGTCTGTGAAAGGCGATCCTCAGGATGAAGACGTCCCAGCACCACCTCCAAATTCAAATCCTACAGAACAGGCTGAACCAGCTCCAGTCGCAGCTGTCGACCCTGAACAAGCTGCTGCTGGTATGGAACAAGGTCTAGATGAAGATGGTGCAGCGAAGAG aaaaaatttgGTATCATCATTATTTGAGAG tgGAATGTTTTCAAATGTAAAGGGTTGGCTAGGAAATGCTTCTATTCCATCGATGCCAGCTATGCCATCAATGCCGGCAATGCCCTCTATGCCGGCCATGCCAGCAATGCCAGCTATGCCATCAATACCTGGCTTAAGAAAAGGGGCCGGTGAAGAAGGTAACGTAGAAGGGCTTGCGGAACAGGGTGGATATGAAGCTGCTGCTGCAGTTAGTGGTGATGATGAAGACAAGTCGAGGTATATTAG tGCCACAGAAGGAGCTGACTCTCACCCTGCATCAGGTGGTGGTACTCCAACAGATGATGGCCAAATTGGACAGGGTAAGGGAGAAAAtaaaa taacaACAAAAGTTACACAAGGTGCCAAACATTTTggttcattcttatattcagcTGTAAACAAAGCAGgagccaaaataaaagaaactgtTAAGGATAAT ACAATACTTGGTGAATTCAACAAAGAGCAAGAAGCATTTATTAAGGGACAAGGTGGCTCCGAATCTGGACAGGCCCCCTGGGTTGGACACAGTAACGAAGCCAAAATCAAGGAAGAAATTATGGGTCTATCATTGGATCGTCGTAACTTTGTTCGTGCTCCACCAGCTGGCGTCGACTTCCAATTTGATTACGATACTGCATATCCCACAGCCATTGCAATAATGGCCGAAGATCAAGCTCTTGAAAAAATGCGATTCGAACTTGTACCTAAAAT AATCACAGAAGAGAACTTCTGGAGAAATTACTTCTATCGCGTTTCACTAATTATTCAAGCAGCAGAATTGGGAACATTGGGAGTTGATGGCGTTGGCCAGGCTTCCAGCGAAGATG ctaaaGTGCAAACTTCCGAAACAAATTCATCGTCAAGTCTAAATACTCCTGCCCCAGAATTGGGGCAAGATGATAGtagaaatgtaaaagaaaattcgaaaactcataaacaaaaatcaaagaaatcgatgaagagcaataataatgaaaattcagttcaaaaatcaaaagcaaAACTACTTTCTGAATCGGAATTTGTTTCGGATACTTTTCAAACTACAGAAACAGATTTAGAAGAAATTAAGGATGGAATGCGTAGACTCGGTATCGACAGTATGACGCAGCAAGCTCTAGAAAACAACG CTTAA